The following proteins are encoded in a genomic region of Opitutaceae bacterium:
- a CDS encoding UvrD-helicase domain-containing protein translates to MPLVVVHRENKFNEVLRSLRNTGGERFNAYKKICEIRQSLELGERNVCQTTDHGESRLKNCVKYDLGNGYRLVTVDFKEVVILCYAGNHDDVDHWLDQNQGQTFTYDKATKKIGLIVEREVIRTVVLPAATNPPEDTRPYLLQIDGLEWETLVPAKSIRRRLLNLGLNSDEGEILEVLGDVAEEINREIADLALNLVTALRDGKRDIAERHRDLYLGRRERATKETPITPDVVLAEANSDTLIVLNDLSEEEFDALWDPSRFQEWMLYLHPGQKRVVEEDLDKPCVFTGVSGSGKTCVLVHRALRLAKLYPGAPILILTLNRSLAHLIEKHVDRLANGSKHQVKVMAFYDYLESVLKFFGLDDFLTSISALLGLKSEITEFVRAHQLIELTSLFAARDDYEIETLWKQFCENPNSQATKDALSRLSIYLYDQDKAIDAERYLKDELTLVRSAFRLAKEYEGYRSYDRGGRCIQFQDKRREDILRLLRTWERFQVRHGKLDGMGLTQAAIVALDDHEGTLPQHLRFRSVLVDEFQDFSTLDLELISRIPSSETNGLFLTGDTAQKIYTKDLDLPRAGIAPAQRINRSILKNYRNSRQILEASHLLIEAFANESTAKHEGVTVLKPEYAQRDGARPFVCATNDQLQAVWVLAAEWLASGYPAFSVCIATANPDVVSVRQISDAAPAGIKTSRLTGDYLQRTDIVVVSDIYNIKGFEFSLIVIVGLGDGEFPPKGVPVGETWREALRLYVAMTRGRDEVCLVHEGNPSPFLQAMNAALTPRPLKFATVQSPPVVVSIPDEKVEPVASLVEVIEVLPNLAPTSIQPAEPAPASVPQEAVKPQSTEPEEMVVNGVTLLVIRGEPTVRSVARALGRDLAQIHNDFMLQGVFTPPDSRVVRAFAYRVMEKYGCSPIFKSP, encoded by the coding sequence ATGCCGCTCGTCGTCGTTCACAGGGAAAACAAATTCAACGAGGTTCTCCGCTCCCTGCGAAACACTGGTGGTGAGCGTTTCAACGCTTACAAGAAGATCTGTGAGATCCGCCAGTCACTTGAGCTGGGGGAGCGCAACGTTTGCCAAACGACCGATCACGGCGAAAGCCGGCTAAAGAATTGCGTCAAATACGACCTCGGAAACGGCTACCGGCTGGTAACCGTCGATTTCAAGGAGGTCGTCATTCTTTGCTATGCGGGCAACCACGATGACGTTGATCACTGGTTAGACCAAAACCAGGGGCAAACATTCACCTATGATAAGGCCACAAAGAAGATCGGCCTCATTGTCGAGCGCGAGGTGATTCGGACTGTGGTGCTACCGGCAGCGACTAATCCTCCCGAGGATACGCGGCCTTACTTGCTGCAAATCGACGGTCTTGAGTGGGAAACGCTTGTGCCCGCCAAGAGCATTCGGCGGAGGCTGTTAAACTTGGGTCTCAATTCCGACGAAGGGGAGATTCTCGAAGTGCTCGGCGACGTGGCTGAGGAGATCAATCGCGAAATTGCCGACCTTGCTCTCAATCTTGTAACCGCATTGCGCGACGGGAAGCGCGACATAGCCGAACGTCACCGCGACCTTTACCTCGGTCGTCGCGAGCGGGCGACGAAGGAAACCCCCATCACGCCCGACGTGGTCCTCGCGGAGGCTAACTCCGACACGTTGATCGTTTTGAATGACCTCAGTGAGGAAGAATTCGACGCGCTCTGGGATCCTTCGCGTTTTCAGGAGTGGATGCTCTACTTGCATCCCGGCCAAAAGCGCGTGGTCGAAGAGGACTTGGACAAGCCATGCGTCTTTACGGGCGTGTCTGGCAGCGGAAAGACATGCGTTCTGGTTCATCGCGCCTTGAGGCTAGCCAAGCTTTATCCTGGTGCACCCATCTTGATTCTCACCCTAAACCGGTCGCTCGCTCATTTGATCGAGAAGCATGTGGATAGACTAGCCAATGGCTCAAAGCACCAGGTGAAGGTCATGGCCTTTTATGACTACCTTGAGTCGGTGCTGAAGTTCTTCGGACTCGATGACTTTCTCACCTCAATCAGCGCACTGCTCGGTTTAAAGAGCGAGATAACCGAATTCGTGCGCGCGCACCAGTTGATCGAGCTGACTTCACTTTTCGCGGCACGAGACGACTACGAAATCGAAACTCTCTGGAAGCAATTCTGCGAGAACCCGAATTCCCAAGCTACGAAGGACGCGCTGTCCCGACTCAGCATCTATCTTTACGATCAAGATAAGGCCATCGATGCTGAGCGTTACTTAAAAGATGAGCTAACACTGGTGCGGAGCGCTTTCCGCCTTGCGAAAGAGTACGAGGGCTACCGCAGCTATGACCGCGGCGGACGCTGCATTCAGTTTCAAGACAAACGCCGTGAAGACATTCTACGCCTGCTGAGAACCTGGGAGCGCTTTCAGGTCAGGCATGGAAAGCTAGACGGCATGGGGCTGACGCAAGCCGCGATTGTCGCGCTGGACGATCATGAGGGCACGCTGCCGCAGCACTTACGATTCCGGAGCGTGTTGGTGGATGAGTTCCAGGATTTTTCCACTCTGGACCTGGAACTGATCAGTCGAATTCCGAGCAGTGAGACTAACGGTCTGTTTCTGACTGGAGACACCGCGCAGAAAATCTACACGAAAGATCTCGACTTGCCGCGAGCCGGCATAGCTCCGGCACAGCGCATCAATCGCAGCATCCTGAAGAATTACCGCAATAGCCGCCAGATTTTGGAGGCGTCGCATTTACTGATTGAGGCCTTCGCGAACGAATCGACGGCGAAGCATGAAGGCGTGACCGTTCTGAAGCCCGAGTACGCGCAGCGTGACGGCGCGAGGCCATTTGTATGTGCGACCAACGACCAGCTACAGGCCGTCTGGGTGCTCGCCGCTGAGTGGCTCGCATCAGGATATCCGGCGTTCAGCGTGTGCATCGCCACGGCGAATCCCGATGTGGTATCTGTGCGCCAGATCAGCGATGCCGCACCGGCGGGTATCAAGACTTCCCGACTTACTGGTGATTACCTCCAACGCACTGACATCGTTGTTGTAAGCGACATATATAACATCAAGGGCTTCGAGTTCAGCTTGATTGTTATCGTTGGGCTGGGCGACGGTGAGTTTCCGCCGAAGGGCGTTCCCGTGGGAGAGACTTGGCGCGAGGCGCTTCGGCTTTATGTAGCGATGACCCGCGGACGTGATGAGGTCTGCCTGGTTCACGAGGGCAACCCATCCCCGTTCCTCCAAGCAATGAACGCGGCGCTGACTCCGCGTCCGCTGAAATTTGCTACGGTCCAATCTCCCCCGGTGGTCGTCTCGATTCCAGACGAAAAGGTCGAACCCGTAGCCTCCTTGGTTGAGGTGATAGAAGTGTTGCCTAATCTGGCACCTACTTCGATCCAGCCTGCTGAGCCGGCACCTGCCTCCGTTCCGCAAGAGGCAGTCAAGCCACAGAGCACGGAGCCCGAAGAGATGGTTGTGAACGGCGTTACGCTACTCGTGATTCGAGGCGAGCCGACCGTGCGCTCTGTTGCGCGGGCCTTGGGACGCGATCTCGCTCAGATTCACAACGACTTCATGTTGCAAGGAGTGTTCACGCCGCCTGATTCGCGTGTCGTGCGGGCGTTCGCATACCGGGTGATGGAAAAGTACGGCTGCAGTCCGATTTTCAAGTCCCCCTGA